In the Aromatoleum bremense genome, one interval contains:
- a CDS encoding enoyl-CoA hydratase, producing MEFSNITLTFDGSIARLTLNRPEKLNSLNDETNRELLAALDQVQDHGSARVLVITGAGRAFCAGQDLADPAMQAKGGKLPDIGNVVERNFKPLVMRLQNLRVPTIAAVNGVAAGGGASFALACDVVVATQSAYFLQAFSRIALSPDTGSTWFLPQRLGIARALGLAMFAEKLPAAKAAEWGLIWQALDDSEFSAGVDALAQQLAAMPTKALVRTRQAMHASTTNTLEQQLSLEACFVRELGWSEDYREGVEAFTEKRQPVFTGN from the coding sequence ATGGAATTCTCGAACATCACCCTCACATTCGACGGAAGCATCGCCCGGCTGACACTGAACCGCCCGGAGAAACTCAACAGCCTGAACGATGAGACAAATCGTGAATTGCTGGCTGCCCTGGATCAGGTGCAGGATCACGGATCGGCCCGCGTTCTGGTCATCACCGGTGCCGGACGAGCGTTCTGCGCCGGCCAGGACCTTGCCGACCCCGCCATGCAAGCCAAGGGTGGCAAGCTTCCCGACATCGGCAACGTCGTCGAAAGGAATTTCAAACCACTGGTGATGCGCCTCCAGAACCTGCGCGTACCGACCATTGCAGCGGTCAATGGTGTCGCCGCAGGTGGCGGCGCGTCGTTCGCACTCGCCTGCGACGTCGTTGTTGCCACCCAGTCCGCGTATTTCCTTCAGGCCTTTTCCCGCATTGCGCTCAGCCCGGATACCGGAAGCACCTGGTTCCTGCCGCAGCGCCTCGGGATCGCTCGCGCCTTGGGCCTGGCGATGTTCGCGGAAAAACTCCCCGCTGCAAAAGCTGCCGAATGGGGCCTGATCTGGCAGGCACTGGACGACAGCGAGTTCTCGGCCGGCGTCGATGCGCTCGCCCAGCAATTGGCCGCCATGCCCACCAAAGCCCTTGTCCGCACCCGACAGGCGATGCATGCGTCCACAACGAATACCCTGGAACAGCAACTATCGCTGGAAGCTTGCTTCGTCCGCGAACTTGGATGGAGCGAAGACTATCGCGAAGGCGTCGAAGCCTTTACCGAAAAGCGCCAACCAGTCTTTACCGGCAACTGA
- a CDS encoding MarR family winged helix-turn-helix transcriptional regulator, with protein MSNPIDPAYDQSVSAIHNRLFFRMFQVGVTLERRSTKEIGITSVQWSVLGALSRPKVVEGMLFSDLAEYLGVSRQNLDAVLKRLERDDQVKRVADTVDRRAKRVVLTPTGREFWNNIQPKIYEFYRQSMEEFRFDDKVAFVHYLNRVRDGMEKVDLSKVGSPSDL; from the coding sequence ATGAGCAACCCCATCGACCCTGCCTACGACCAGTCCGTATCCGCGATCCACAACCGACTGTTTTTCCGAATGTTTCAGGTTGGCGTTACGTTGGAACGGCGATCCACCAAGGAGATCGGCATTACCTCGGTCCAGTGGTCGGTACTTGGTGCACTTTCGCGTCCAAAGGTCGTTGAAGGGATGCTTTTTTCCGATCTCGCCGAGTATCTGGGTGTCAGCCGCCAAAACCTGGATGCCGTCCTGAAGCGCCTCGAACGGGACGACCAGGTCAAGCGGGTTGCCGATACCGTCGATCGCCGTGCGAAGCGCGTTGTTCTGACACCGACCGGGCGAGAATTCTGGAACAACATTCAACCCAAGATCTACGAGTTCTATCGACAGTCGATGGAGGAATTCCGGTTCGACGACAAGGTTGCCTTCGTTCATTACCTTAACCGGGTAAGGGACGGAATGGAGAAGGTCGACTTGTCAAAGGTCGGGTCGCCCTCCGATCTTTAG